A part of Streptomyces sp. NBC_01235 genomic DNA contains:
- a CDS encoding polysaccharide deacetylase family protein, whose product MALGGPPSCGGAAGADGWEGPELNVSFSFLVASGDVLGVRLATVDRTSNADGLDTRTYWYDGAAKKYRPSPGLIADDSRDAFVSALKKRLLKREGVASDTVDMTLDDRENRDSYLDDMAFTADGDLKVDFDRGTVGVPPAGRISVTLPKATITPWLSDFGSRAQQQTTSPDDKLDLGAARTPAPTVAAQPDPGEDTTDCSQAKCIALTFDDGPAAPETGTLLKYLAQYKARATFFVVGQNVATYPDIVRAEMKSGHEIANHSSNHPVLTNLTPAQIRSQLERTNAAIKAATGKEPTLFRPPYGAIDDRVKAATSLSPALWDVDTLDWKSHEPAKVAQTVISQAERNDVVLIHDIHPTSVAAVPEILRTLTARGYHFVTVSHLRATL is encoded by the coding sequence GTGGCCCTCGGCGGCCCACCAAGCTGCGGCGGCGCGGCCGGGGCGGACGGCTGGGAGGGACCCGAGCTGAACGTCAGCTTCTCGTTCCTCGTGGCCTCCGGCGACGTACTGGGCGTACGCCTGGCGACGGTCGACCGTACGTCCAACGCGGACGGCCTGGATACCAGGACGTACTGGTACGACGGCGCCGCCAAGAAGTACCGGCCGTCCCCCGGCCTCATCGCCGACGACTCCCGGGACGCCTTCGTCTCGGCCCTGAAGAAGCGCCTGTTGAAGCGGGAGGGCGTTGCTTCCGACACCGTCGACATGACACTCGACGACCGGGAGAACCGCGACAGCTACCTGGACGACATGGCCTTCACCGCCGACGGCGACCTGAAGGTGGACTTCGACCGGGGCACGGTCGGCGTCCCCCCGGCCGGCCGTATCTCCGTCACCCTCCCCAAGGCGACCATCACCCCATGGCTGTCCGACTTCGGCAGCCGCGCCCAGCAGCAGACCACCAGCCCGGACGACAAGCTCGACCTCGGCGCCGCCCGCACCCCCGCCCCGACCGTCGCCGCCCAGCCGGACCCGGGCGAGGACACCACGGACTGCTCCCAGGCCAAGTGCATCGCCCTGACCTTCGACGACGGCCCCGCCGCCCCCGAGACGGGAACGCTGCTCAAGTACCTCGCCCAGTACAAGGCGCGGGCCACCTTCTTCGTCGTCGGCCAGAACGTCGCCACCTACCCGGACATCGTCCGCGCCGAGATGAAGTCCGGCCACGAGATCGCCAACCACTCCTCGAACCACCCGGTCCTCACCAACCTCACCCCCGCCCAGATCCGCTCCCAACTGGAGCGCACCAACGCGGCGATCAAGGCCGCCACGGGCAAGGAGCCGACGCTGTTCCGCCCGCCTTACGGCGCGATCGACGACAGGGTCAAGGCAGCCACCAGCCTCTCCCCCGCCCTGTGGGACGTGGACACCCTGGACTGGAAGTCCCACGAGCCTGCCAAGGTCGCCCAGACCGTCATCTCCCAGGCCGAACGCAACGACGTCGTCCTCATCCACGACATCCACCCCACCTCGGTCGCCGCCGTCCCCGAGATCCTGCGCACCCTCACGGCCCGCGGCTACCACTTCGTGACGGTCAGCCACCTGCGCGCGACCCTCTGA
- a CDS encoding MmyB family transcriptional regulator — translation MAHQAGEQRSVPRPVPESPEARAYLQDYAAYLEAVPFPSVVLDHRWDVVLSNAAFASLFREVSPHPTALPGDNFLRFVLFHPDAPSVLGDHEAGWCLPMLARFAAAVERHGHDRGLQAIRRDIAQDPIMEAAYRHGLPHWIRAVGEEAVEHDGAVRPLLHPDPRWGATECRIIGDTPRTLQDMGYTRLTMVLRDTRPAFAARRTRPARRTASHLSVVPAPEA, via the coding sequence ATGGCACATCAGGCAGGAGAGCAGCGGTCCGTACCGCGGCCCGTCCCCGAGAGTCCCGAGGCCCGGGCGTATCTGCAGGACTACGCCGCATACCTGGAGGCCGTCCCCTTCCCGTCCGTCGTCCTCGACCACCGCTGGGACGTGGTGCTGTCCAACGCCGCTTTCGCGTCACTTTTCCGGGAAGTGAGCCCGCATCCGACGGCGCTGCCGGGCGACAACTTCCTGCGGTTCGTGCTCTTCCACCCGGACGCGCCCTCGGTCCTCGGCGATCACGAGGCCGGCTGGTGCCTGCCGATGCTCGCCCGCTTCGCGGCGGCCGTGGAGCGGCACGGCCACGACCGCGGGCTGCAGGCGATCCGACGCGACATCGCCCAGGACCCGATCATGGAGGCCGCCTACCGGCACGGCCTGCCGCACTGGATCCGCGCGGTCGGCGAGGAGGCCGTCGAGCACGACGGGGCCGTCCGCCCCCTGCTGCACCCCGACCCGCGCTGGGGCGCCACGGAGTGCCGCATCATCGGCGACACCCCCAGGACCCTGCAGGACATGGGGTACACGCGGCTGACGATGGTGTTGCGCGACACCCGCCCGGCGTTCGCAGCCCGCAGGACACGCCCCGCGCGGCGCACCGCGAGCCACCTCAGTGTGGTCCCGGCCCCCGAGGCCTGA
- a CDS encoding aromatic ring-hydroxylating dioxygenase subunit alpha encodes MPHTTAFARNQWYVAAYSHEVGREELLGRTILGEPLVFYRTEEDGTPVALHDRCVHRRFPLSESRLDGDRIVCGYHGFTYDTTGACVYVPGQKRIPRTARVTAYPIVEQDSLVWVWIGDPALADPQTIPRARHLDSPGWTTVRGMEPIDADYGLLVDNLLDLSHETYLHGGYIGTPEVAETPITTEVDEGAGIVRVSRHMDDAECPPFYARSTGIEGRITRWQDIEYHAPCLYLLHSRIAPVGVLPEADGSDPNGFHTEITYAITPSADGKVYDFWMVSRDWATDDDEVTEFLRGNNHTVVMQDVDALNLLQRTLGSERTGYQELSINIDTGGLAARRILARLVEEGDKPVERAL; translated from the coding sequence ATGCCTCACACGACCGCCTTCGCCAGGAACCAGTGGTACGTCGCCGCCTACAGCCACGAGGTCGGGCGCGAGGAGCTGCTCGGCCGGACGATCCTCGGTGAGCCGCTCGTCTTCTACCGGACCGAGGAGGACGGGACGCCCGTCGCGCTGCACGACCGCTGTGTGCACCGCCGCTTCCCGCTCTCGGAGAGCCGGCTGGACGGCGATCGCATCGTCTGCGGCTACCACGGGTTCACGTACGACACGACCGGCGCGTGTGTGTACGTGCCGGGGCAGAAACGCATCCCGCGCACCGCCCGGGTCACCGCCTACCCGATCGTCGAGCAGGACTCCCTGGTGTGGGTGTGGATCGGCGACCCGGCGCTCGCCGACCCGCAGACCATCCCGCGCGCCCGCCACCTCGACTCCCCCGGCTGGACGACCGTCCGCGGCATGGAGCCCATCGACGCCGACTACGGGCTGCTCGTCGACAACCTCCTCGACCTCTCCCACGAGACGTATCTGCACGGCGGCTACATCGGCACCCCCGAGGTCGCCGAGACGCCGATCACCACCGAGGTGGACGAGGGCGCGGGGATCGTGCGGGTCAGCCGGCACATGGACGACGCCGAATGCCCGCCGTTCTACGCCCGTTCGACCGGCATCGAGGGCCGGATCACCCGCTGGCAGGACATCGAGTACCACGCGCCCTGCCTGTACCTGCTGCACAGCCGCATCGCGCCGGTGGGCGTCCTGCCCGAGGCGGACGGCAGCGACCCGAACGGCTTCCACACCGAGATCACGTACGCGATCACACCGTCCGCCGACGGCAAGGTCTACGACTTCTGGATGGTCTCGAGGGACTGGGCGACCGACGACGACGAGGTCACCGAGTTCCTGCGCGGCAACAACCACACGGTGGTCATGCAGGACGTCGACGCGCTCAATCTCCTGCAGCGGACGCTCGGTTCGGAGCGGACCGGGTACCAGGAGCTGAGCATCAACATCGACACCGGCGGCCTGGCCGCCCGCCGTATCCTCGCCCGGCTGGTGGAGGAGGGCGACAAGCCCGTGGAGAGGGCCCTGTGA
- a CDS encoding TetR/AcrR family transcriptional regulator, giving the protein MRQTEGEKQDGRTRNAQVNRERVYAAAIKVFASRGYDAATMDEIAAEAGVARRTAFNHFPAKSDIATEWAVRGGESAFALARDVDRITSAADRVRTYFHELALTAERDWDETRQMTTGLLRGHGVPPHRSRLSVELRDWLRDCLRERPNDGPPPSADPALTVDVLYDVFQGALMRWLPQEAAPHGAFTAEVDAAIALVLAGFASDAGVPPTGPGTV; this is encoded by the coding sequence ATGAGGCAGACGGAGGGTGAGAAGCAGGACGGGAGGACGCGCAATGCCCAGGTCAACCGGGAGCGCGTCTATGCGGCAGCGATCAAGGTGTTCGCATCACGCGGCTACGACGCCGCCACGATGGACGAGATCGCGGCAGAAGCCGGGGTGGCACGGCGGACCGCGTTCAATCACTTCCCCGCCAAGTCGGACATCGCCACCGAGTGGGCGGTACGAGGCGGGGAGTCGGCATTCGCCCTGGCTCGTGACGTCGACCGCATCACCTCTGCCGCGGACCGGGTCCGGACATATTTCCACGAGCTGGCCCTGACGGCGGAGCGGGACTGGGACGAGACCCGGCAGATGACGACCGGACTGCTGCGCGGACACGGCGTACCGCCCCACCGCTCGCGGCTTTCCGTGGAACTGCGTGACTGGCTGCGTGACTGCCTACGGGAACGGCCGAACGACGGACCGCCGCCCTCCGCCGATCCCGCCCTGACCGTAGACGTGCTCTACGACGTCTTCCAGGGCGCACTCATGCGATGGCTGCCCCAAGAGGCCGCGCCGCACGGGGCGTTCACCGCCGAGGTGGACGCCGCGATCGCGCTCGTGCTGGCCGGATTCGCCAGTGATGCCGGAGTTCCCCCAACCGGTCCCGGTACCGTCTGA
- a CDS encoding amidohydrolase family protein → MDKLNGWVDIHAHFTPPTTAEAREAQWRQLRDAHLLAPEPYHWQPEAMLATMDRLGIAMQMLSPVPVDSPLPQLRAWNDYGAQLVADHPGRFGLLAGLPTDDPDAALAEIARGDTETHPDGYLLTTRRSGVPLGDPRLAPVWEELDRRSAVLFIHPSAVPPTFRQTAVLVELPFETTRTVVDLLYTGFFRRYPRLTVVLAHCGGALPALSGRLGLLGAEEYVFNPLGLTADDIRTDLAKLYLDTAAAGTDANLAAAVTMVPRDHLVYGADAGVPCSNENNMRRNIDALQNSHVLTPQEVDALGHRVFGLFPAAAQRHRDAVAAAA, encoded by the coding sequence ATGGACAAACTCAACGGCTGGGTCGACATCCACGCGCATTTCACCCCACCGACCACGGCGGAGGCACGTGAGGCCCAGTGGCGTCAGCTGAGGGACGCGCACCTCCTGGCGCCCGAGCCCTACCACTGGCAACCCGAGGCGATGCTCGCCACCATGGATCGCCTGGGCATCGCCATGCAGATGCTCAGCCCGGTACCCGTCGATTCCCCACTGCCGCAACTGCGCGCATGGAACGACTACGGCGCCCAGCTCGTCGCCGACCACCCCGGCCGCTTCGGCCTGCTCGCCGGTCTGCCCACCGACGACCCGGACGCGGCTCTGGCCGAGATCGCGCGAGGCGACACGGAAACGCACCCTGACGGCTACCTGCTGACCACCCGCCGGTCAGGCGTCCCGCTCGGAGACCCGCGCCTGGCGCCGGTGTGGGAGGAACTCGACCGGCGCTCGGCCGTGCTGTTCATCCATCCGAGCGCCGTACCGCCCACGTTCCGGCAGACCGCCGTCCTGGTCGAATTGCCGTTCGAGACCACCCGGACCGTCGTGGACCTCCTCTACACGGGATTCTTCCGCCGGTACCCCCGTCTCACCGTCGTCCTCGCCCACTGCGGCGGCGCCCTGCCCGCGCTCTCCGGTCGCCTCGGGCTGCTCGGGGCGGAGGAGTACGTGTTCAACCCACTGGGCCTGACCGCCGATGACATCCGCACCGACCTGGCGAAGCTCTACCTCGACACCGCCGCGGCCGGCACAGACGCCAACCTCGCCGCAGCAGTCACGATGGTGCCCCGCGACCACCTCGTCTACGGCGCCGACGCCGGAGTCCCCTGCTCGAACGAGAACAACATGAGACGCAACATCGACGCGCTCCAAAACTCCCACGTCCTCACACCGCAAGAAGTCGACGCACTCGGCCACCGCGTCTTCGGCCTCTTTCCCGCAGCCGCACAACGCCACCGCGACGCCGTCGCAGCAGCAGCCTGA
- a CDS encoding PDR/VanB family oxidoreductase, with product MSDVYEAELIVGQRELAADGVLALTLRHPLGEPLPAWQPGAHVDVVLGPGLERQYSLCGDPGDRYAWRIAVLREPDGRGGSAYVHEQLGQGDKVRVRGPRNHFALRAAARYRFIAGGIGITPVLPMLAAAEAAGAEWTLLYGGRSRQSMAFTGELARYGDRVTVAPQDETGLLDLGSVLDALPEGTLVYCCGPGPLLDAVEERCPSGALHVERFQAKEQPVGEDGEFEVELAQSGRTLTVAPGVSVLDTVRAAGVEVLFSCTEGTCGTCETDVLEGTPEHRDSVLTELEREAGETMMICVSRCRGKRLVLDL from the coding sequence ATGAGCGACGTGTACGAAGCCGAACTCATCGTCGGACAGCGTGAGTTGGCGGCCGACGGCGTGCTCGCCCTCACCCTGCGCCACCCGCTGGGCGAGCCGCTCCCGGCCTGGCAGCCGGGCGCCCACGTCGACGTCGTCCTCGGACCGGGCCTGGAGCGGCAGTACTCGCTGTGCGGCGATCCGGGCGACCGCTACGCCTGGCGGATAGCGGTGCTGCGGGAGCCGGACGGTCGGGGCGGATCCGCCTACGTGCACGAGCAGTTGGGGCAGGGCGACAAGGTACGGGTACGCGGTCCGCGCAACCACTTCGCGCTGCGCGCGGCCGCCCGGTACCGCTTCATCGCGGGCGGGATCGGCATCACCCCCGTCCTGCCGATGCTGGCGGCGGCCGAGGCGGCGGGCGCCGAGTGGACGCTCCTGTACGGCGGCCGCTCCCGCCAATCCATGGCCTTCACCGGGGAGTTGGCCCGGTACGGGGACCGGGTCACCGTCGCCCCGCAGGACGAGACCGGGTTGCTGGACCTCGGTTCGGTGCTGGACGCGCTGCCCGAGGGCACCCTGGTCTACTGCTGCGGTCCCGGCCCGCTGCTCGACGCGGTGGAGGAGCGCTGCCCGTCCGGCGCGCTGCACGTCGAGCGGTTCCAGGCAAAGGAGCAACCGGTCGGCGAGGACGGCGAGTTCGAGGTGGAGCTCGCACAGAGCGGCCGTACGCTGACCGTCGCACCGGGTGTCTCCGTCCTGGACACCGTGCGCGCCGCCGGCGTCGAGGTGCTCTTCTCCTGCACCGAGGGCACGTGCGGCACCTGCGAGACCGACGTGCTGGAGGGCACGCCGGAGCACCGTGACTCCGTACTCACGGAACTGGAGCGGGAGGCCGGGGAGACGATGATGATCTGCGTGTCGCGGTGCAGGGGAAAGAGGCTCGTTCTCGATCTCTGA
- a CDS encoding ABC transporter ATP-binding protein: MHPRLAVSGLRKVYEGSGRRVEAIRDLTFTVEAGELVCLVGPSGCGKTTLLKCMGGLLTPTSGEVLLEGRRVSGPPRGMAFVFQEYGRSLFPWMRVGENVELPLRQKKLSKERRRELVADALESVGLADAFSAYPWQLSGGMQQRVAIARALAYEPQVLLMDEPFAAVDAQTRADLEDLVRGLWRERGITILFVTHDIDEAVYLGERIVVLSASPTVVQEQLKVDLPPERDQLHTRVAPRFAELRTQVYQQIQAAKRGVPQDALTKSDTPEPH; the protein is encoded by the coding sequence ATGCACCCGCGTCTTGCCGTATCCGGCCTGCGGAAGGTCTACGAAGGGTCCGGGCGCCGGGTCGAGGCGATACGTGACCTGACCTTCACTGTCGAGGCGGGCGAACTCGTCTGTCTCGTGGGCCCGTCGGGCTGCGGCAAGACGACGCTGCTGAAGTGCATGGGCGGGCTGCTGACGCCGACCTCCGGTGAAGTGCTCCTGGAGGGGCGCAGGGTGAGCGGTCCGCCGCGGGGGATGGCGTTCGTGTTCCAGGAGTACGGGCGGAGTCTCTTCCCGTGGATGCGGGTCGGCGAGAACGTCGAACTGCCCCTGAGACAGAAGAAGCTGTCCAAGGAGCGACGGCGGGAACTGGTCGCCGACGCCCTGGAGTCGGTCGGGCTCGCGGACGCCTTCTCCGCGTATCCGTGGCAGTTGTCGGGCGGCATGCAGCAACGGGTGGCGATCGCCCGGGCACTCGCGTACGAACCCCAGGTCCTGCTGATGGACGAGCCGTTCGCGGCGGTGGACGCGCAGACCCGCGCCGACCTGGAGGACCTCGTCCGGGGACTGTGGCGGGAACGCGGGATCACGATCCTGTTCGTCACCCACGACATCGACGAGGCCGTCTACCTCGGCGAGCGGATCGTCGTCCTGTCCGCCTCGCCCACGGTCGTCCAGGAGCAACTGAAGGTCGATCTGCCGCCGGAGCGAGACCAGTTGCACACCCGGGTGGCCCCCCGCTTCGCCGAACTGCGGACCCAGGTGTACCAGCAGATCCAGGCGGCGAAGCGCGGGGTTCCCCAGGACGCCCTCACGAAGTCCGATACGCCTGAGCCGCACTGA
- a CDS encoding ABC transporter permease has protein sequence MRRVLLRLLYTLALPAVLVALWWVVSDGSTNVYWPPLRTILKALPDVWTGERLRADVRPSVLRLVSGYATAAVVGIALGTVIGSYRRVRAVCEPVLEFLRAVPPPVLVPVIMLFAGIGDTMKVVVVASGCVWPVLLNTVEGVRAVDPVMAETARSYGITGVARLRGVVLRSASPQIFAGLRQALSIGIILMVISEMFAASNGLGFTIVQFQRGFAIPDMWTGILVLGLLGFVLSVLFQVVERRVLGWYHGLRASTRRSP, from the coding sequence GTGAGACGCGTCCTGCTGCGGCTGCTGTACACGCTCGCCCTGCCGGCCGTGCTGGTCGCGCTGTGGTGGGTGGTGTCCGACGGCAGCACGAACGTGTACTGGCCGCCCCTGCGCACGATCCTGAAGGCCCTCCCGGACGTGTGGACGGGTGAGCGGCTGCGCGCCGACGTGCGGCCGAGCGTGCTGCGACTGGTGAGCGGTTACGCAACGGCGGCCGTCGTCGGGATCGCGCTGGGCACGGTCATCGGCTCGTACCGGCGGGTGCGGGCGGTGTGCGAGCCGGTCCTGGAGTTCCTGCGGGCGGTGCCGCCACCCGTCCTGGTGCCGGTCATCATGCTGTTCGCGGGCATCGGCGACACCATGAAGGTCGTCGTCGTCGCGAGCGGCTGCGTGTGGCCGGTGCTGCTGAACACGGTCGAGGGCGTCCGGGCGGTGGACCCGGTGATGGCGGAGACGGCCCGGTCGTACGGCATCACGGGCGTCGCACGGCTGCGCGGCGTGGTCCTGAGGTCGGCGAGCCCGCAGATCTTCGCGGGCCTGCGCCAGGCGTTGTCGATCGGGATCATCCTGATGGTCATCAGTGAGATGTTCGCCGCGAGCAACGGGCTCGGTTTCACCATCGTGCAGTTCCAGCGGGGGTTCGCCATCCCCGACATGTGGACCGGGATCCTGGTGCTCGGCCTGCTGGGCTTCGTCCTGTCGGTCCTCTTCCAGGTCGTCGAGCGCCGGGTGCTCGGCTGGTACCACGGTCTGCGCGCATCCACCCGGCGGTCCCCGTGA
- a CDS encoding ABC transporter permease: protein MRGANVALGTSGLAAFLALGEAVPRLGLVKEAYFPPTSRIAGALGDELADSAFWTALGDTLTGWALGLAIAVGAGIGTGVLLSVVPHLREATASTIEFLRPIPSVALIPLAVLLYGTELRSVLLLVVYASFWQVLIQVLYGVQDVDPVAEETARSYGLGTWARVRHLLWPTALPYVMTGVRLAAAVALILAITAELVIGAPGLGARIAVAQTSQAVPEMYALIVVTGVLGLLINVGARTVERRALAWHQSVRGEVAV from the coding sequence GTGAGAGGCGCGAACGTCGCACTCGGTACGTCCGGGCTCGCGGCCTTCCTCGCCCTGGGTGAGGCGGTGCCGCGGCTCGGTCTGGTCAAGGAGGCCTACTTCCCGCCCACGAGCCGCATCGCCGGCGCGCTCGGCGACGAACTCGCCGACTCCGCCTTCTGGACGGCACTCGGCGACACCCTCACCGGCTGGGCCCTGGGCCTGGCGATCGCGGTGGGCGCCGGCATCGGCACGGGCGTGCTCCTGTCGGTCGTCCCCCATCTCCGCGAGGCGACGGCGTCGACGATCGAGTTCCTGCGGCCGATCCCGTCGGTCGCCCTGATCCCCCTCGCCGTGCTGCTGTACGGCACCGAACTGCGCTCGGTCCTCCTGCTGGTCGTCTACGCGTCCTTCTGGCAGGTACTGATCCAGGTCCTGTACGGCGTCCAGGACGTCGACCCGGTCGCCGAGGAAACCGCCCGCTCCTACGGGCTCGGCACCTGGGCGCGGGTCCGGCACCTGCTGTGGCCGACCGCCCTGCCGTATGTCATGACCGGCGTGCGCCTCGCCGCGGCCGTCGCGCTGATCCTCGCCATCACCGCCGAACTGGTCATCGGCGCACCGGGGCTGGGCGCACGCATCGCCGTCGCGCAGACCTCGCAGGCGGTGCCCGAGATGTACGCGTTGATCGTCGTCACCGGTGTGCTCGGGCTGCTGATCAACGTGGGCGCGCGGACGGTGGAGCGGCGGGCGCTGGCCTGGCACCAGTCGGTTCGCGGGGAGGTGGCGGTGTGA
- a CDS encoding ABC transporter substrate-binding protein produces the protein MRRLFAGLTAGTFLLATAACGSSGDSGTSGGGSSSGGVTTVKLGLIPIVDVAPVYLGVKQGFYEKHGLKLSISTAQGGAAIVPGVVSGQFQFGFSNMTSLMVAQSNNVPVKAVSNGIASTGVQGKDFGAITVKKDSPIKSAKDLEGKKVAINTLKNINETATRESVRKAGGDPDKVKFVELAFDQMPAALDGGRIDAATVVEPALATIKSQGGVEIASPLVDVAPNLTVAMYFTSQQYEQKNPEVVKRFQEATAESLAYADSHPDEVRQIVATYTKIPASVLATVTLPKWPAEANRSSIEALEKLGDQDKLFKSTPDLDKLLP, from the coding sequence ATGCGTCGTCTGTTCGCCGGTCTCACGGCCGGCACCTTCCTGCTCGCCACTGCGGCCTGTGGCTCGTCCGGCGACTCCGGAACGTCCGGCGGGGGTTCATCGTCCGGCGGCGTCACGACCGTCAAGCTCGGTCTCATCCCCATCGTCGACGTGGCGCCCGTCTACCTGGGCGTGAAACAGGGCTTCTACGAGAAGCACGGCCTGAAGCTGTCGATCAGCACCGCCCAGGGCGGCGCGGCGATCGTGCCGGGGGTCGTCAGTGGTCAATTCCAGTTCGGCTTCAGCAACATGACGTCGCTGATGGTTGCCCAGTCCAACAACGTTCCGGTGAAGGCCGTTTCGAACGGAATCGCCTCAACGGGCGTGCAGGGCAAGGACTTCGGGGCCATCACCGTGAAGAAGGACAGCCCGATCAAGTCCGCGAAGGACTTGGAGGGCAAGAAGGTCGCCATCAACACCCTGAAGAACATCAACGAGACCGCGACGCGCGAGTCGGTGCGCAAGGCGGGCGGCGACCCGGACAAGGTGAAGTTCGTCGAGCTGGCCTTCGACCAGATGCCCGCCGCCCTGGACGGCGGGCGGATCGACGCCGCGACGGTGGTCGAACCGGCCCTCGCGACCATCAAGAGCCAGGGCGGTGTGGAGATCGCCTCGCCGCTGGTGGACGTCGCGCCGAACCTCACCGTCGCCATGTACTTCACCTCGCAGCAGTACGAGCAGAAGAACCCCGAGGTGGTGAAGAGGTTCCAGGAGGCCACCGCCGAGTCCCTCGCCTACGCCGACTCCCATCCGGACGAGGTCCGCCAGATCGTCGCCACGTACACCAAGATCCCGGCGTCGGTCCTGGCGACGGTGACGCTGCCGAAGTGGCCCGCCGAGGCGAACCGTTCGTCGATCGAAGCGCTGGAGAAGCTGGGCGATCAGGACAAACTCTTCAAGTCGACCCCGGACCTGGACAAGCTGCTGCCGTGA